A window of the Thalassospira indica genome harbors these coding sequences:
- a CDS encoding gamma-glutamyltransferase family protein, protein MTDHQTAPEHRAMVTSPSTAASEAGAQVLRDGGTAIEAVVATAAVLAVIYPHFCGIGGDAAWMVSDNTGKVQSFLGIGQAAEKGGDTITPGSPIPLRGPGSTLTTACTVDSWQHALDHSVTNWGGTKSLSELITPAIDLAENGFAISPSQCFWLDFRKEEIANWPGFMDLFTPNGRMPHAGETFCQPQLAQSLKRIAEFGARDFYEGGLSDQIIKGLSAVGSPLTKADLAKTRTRTVDAVSLDYGDVTLFAPPAPTQGLATLMTMGVLRELGKKDWAEGTADHYHLVVEAIKRAFLKRDQIADPAFTDTDFAALLDQAGLAEDAKDISPTKALEWPHPFRHGDTVFLAAKDANGNCASVLQSTYFDWGSGVVAGDTGIVWQNRGAAFSTDPTHPNTFAPRKLPFYTLNPGMALKDDKPHLLYGTQGADGQPQTLAMLLTRLLDFGLSPLDALAKPRFLLGKTFSDANDSLKLEVDAGDDVFDGLAARGHILRAIEPQSALAGQAGIIRIDDDGFVDGAHDPRSDGMAIGI, encoded by the coding sequence ATGACCGACCATCAAACTGCCCCCGAACATCGTGCCATGGTGACAAGCCCCAGCACGGCGGCCAGCGAAGCCGGTGCGCAAGTCTTGCGCGATGGCGGCACCGCGATTGAGGCGGTCGTAGCCACCGCGGCGGTGCTGGCGGTAATATACCCGCATTTCTGCGGCATTGGTGGTGATGCGGCCTGGATGGTTTCAGACAACACGGGCAAGGTGCAGTCTTTCCTGGGTATTGGTCAGGCCGCCGAAAAAGGCGGCGATACAATCACGCCCGGCAGTCCCATTCCGCTGCGCGGTCCGGGATCGACATTGACCACGGCCTGTACGGTGGATTCCTGGCAACATGCGCTTGATCATTCGGTAACAAACTGGGGCGGGACCAAAAGCCTGTCGGAGCTGATCACACCTGCGATTGACCTAGCAGAAAACGGTTTTGCGATCAGTCCGTCACAATGCTTCTGGCTTGATTTCCGCAAAGAGGAAATCGCCAATTGGCCGGGCTTTATGGATCTTTTTACCCCAAATGGGCGGATGCCGCATGCTGGTGAAACCTTCTGTCAGCCGCAACTGGCGCAAAGCCTGAAACGCATTGCCGAATTTGGCGCGCGTGATTTTTATGAAGGCGGCCTTTCTGATCAAATCATCAAGGGCCTGTCGGCGGTTGGATCACCGCTCACCAAGGCGGACCTTGCGAAAACCCGGACCCGCACGGTGGACGCCGTATCACTTGATTATGGCGATGTGACCCTGTTTGCCCCGCCTGCCCCGACGCAAGGCTTGGCGACGCTGATGACCATGGGCGTGTTGCGCGAACTGGGTAAAAAGGACTGGGCCGAGGGAACGGCTGATCACTATCATCTGGTGGTTGAGGCGATCAAACGCGCATTTTTAAAGCGCGATCAGATTGCCGATCCCGCTTTTACCGATACCGATTTTGCAGCCCTTTTGGACCAAGCCGGGTTGGCCGAAGACGCCAAAGACATCTCGCCCACCAAGGCGCTTGAATGGCCCCATCCCTTCCGGCATGGCGATACGGTGTTCCTGGCCGCCAAGGACGCCAATGGCAATTGCGCAAGTGTCTTGCAAAGCACCTATTTCGATTGGGGCAGCGGAGTTGTCGCGGGCGATACCGGCATTGTCTGGCAAAACCGTGGCGCGGCATTCAGCACCGATCCCACCCACCCGAATACCTTCGCCCCCAGAAAGCTTCCGTTCTATACGCTAAACCCCGGCATGGCGCTGAAAGACGACAAACCGCATTTGCTCTATGGAACGCAAGGGGCCGATGGGCAGCCGCAAACCCTTGCCATGCTGCTAACCCGGTTACTGGACTTTGGCCTGTCCCCGCTGGACGCCCTTGCCAAGCCGCGCTTTTTGCTGGGCAAGACGTTTTCAGATGCCAATGACAGCCTGAAACTTGAAGTCGATGCCGGGGATGATGTGTTTGACGGGTTGGCCGCACGCGGCCACATCCTGCGCGCGATTGAACCGCAAAGCGCGCTGGCCGGTCAGGCGGGGATCATTCGCATCGATGATGACGGCTTTGTCGATGGTGCGCATGATCCGCGCAGTGACGGGATGGCGATTGGGATATAA
- a CDS encoding nuclear transport factor 2 family protein yields the protein MSDQTAENVLDTLPPEAQTVRDFLDASMKPDPELAATFMSDDVVITFTDGQKYDHPSGTTAFNAARYKWVKKKFGQFDVAHTNGQTVVYSTGWLYGEWPDGTPFEGNRYVDRFVIENGKIIKMDVWNESAERILIRKGIKA from the coding sequence ATGAGTGACCAAACAGCGGAAAATGTGCTCGATACCCTGCCGCCAGAGGCGCAGACGGTACGTGATTTTCTTGATGCATCCATGAAGCCCGACCCGGAACTGGCGGCGACATTCATGTCAGATGATGTTGTCATCACCTTTACCGATGGCCAGAAATACGATCATCCGTCGGGCACAACGGCCTTTAACGCCGCGCGTTATAAATGGGTGAAAAAGAAGTTTGGTCAGTTTGATGTCGCCCATACCAACGGCCAAACTGTTGTTTACAGCACCGGCTGGCTTTACGGCGAATGGCCGGACGGCACCCCTTTTGAAGGCAATCGTTATGTCGACCGTTTCGTGATTGAAAACGGCAAGATCATCAAAATGGATGTCTGGAATGAAAGTGCGGAACGCATCCTGATCCGCAAGGGCATCAAGGCCTGA
- a CDS encoding branched-chain amino acid ABC transporter permease — protein MTLLIAALITGIGLGSMYGLIALGFQITYSVSSKVNFAQGSMVMLGAVLGFVFCERYGFPVIVGYPLAILCCGLAGIMVEFFLVRPFAVRNSEAWLMATVAGGILLDNAVLFTFGNEPRTLPSALVGESWNVFGTGVYPQQILIPVAAIGVALALNALFRRTRHGRALLAVVQNQQAAKLMGINTTLMVTGSFAISSMLAGCAGLLIAPLFSVHSDMGTLFGLKAFAVAILGGMTSAYSVMLAGFIYGLVEAGVTTYLGSSYTFIVVFALVIAVLTIKPSGLFGRAAIKKV, from the coding sequence ATGACACTTTTAATCGCAGCTCTGATAACCGGCATCGGTCTGGGCAGTATGTATGGCCTGATCGCGCTTGGCTTCCAGATCACTTATTCAGTGTCCTCGAAGGTCAATTTCGCCCAAGGATCGATGGTGATGCTGGGCGCCGTTCTGGGCTTTGTGTTTTGCGAGCGATATGGCTTTCCGGTCATTGTCGGCTATCCGCTGGCCATTCTGTGCTGCGGGCTTGCCGGGATTATGGTGGAATTTTTCCTGGTTCGTCCCTTTGCCGTGCGCAATTCCGAAGCCTGGCTGATGGCCACCGTCGCGGGTGGCATTTTGCTTGATAATGCCGTGCTGTTTACCTTCGGCAACGAACCCCGCACCCTGCCATCCGCCCTTGTCGGTGAAAGCTGGAACGTGTTTGGCACGGGTGTCTATCCGCAACAAATCCTGATCCCGGTTGCCGCGATCGGTGTGGCCTTGGCGCTCAATGCGCTGTTCCGTCGGACCCGTCATGGCCGTGCGCTTTTGGCGGTCGTGCAAAACCAGCAGGCCGCCAAGCTGATGGGGATCAACACCACTTTGATGGTAACCGGATCCTTCGCCATTTCATCGATGTTGGCGGGCTGTGCCGGGCTTCTGATTGCGCCGCTGTTTTCGGTGCATTCGGATATGGGCACGCTGTTTGGTCTTAAGGCATTTGCGGTGGCCATTCTGGGCGGCATGACGTCGGCCTATAGTGTGATGTTGGCAGGCTTTATTTATGGGTTGGTCGAGGCCGGTGTGACCACCTATCTCGGCTCGTCCTACACCTTCATCGTCGTCTTCGCGCTTGTCATCGCGGTTCTGACCATCAAACCAAGCGGCCTGTTTGGCCGTGCTGCGATCAAGAAGGTCTGA
- a CDS encoding ABC transporter substrate-binding protein, with product MPISSPLPGITRRAALLGAAAAMMFAAVLPAHDARADDTIKLGLVAALSGQSAKSGEAITRGITLAMDKINAEGGVLGKPLELVSRDDESNPGKGLVAARELAQREGVAAIIGGLDTPVSFAIVPYVNQQKIPFIGPWAAGTGITKNGADENYVFRVSAVDEYVDEAITEYLIANYGAKRPGMILINNPWGESNEKGLLKALEKRGMDHAGIEKFESNDVDVVPQLTRLKENGADSLFVVANVAPTAQVIKSLDRMGWDVPISSHWGPAGGRFTELAGKSGEKVHFIQTYLFTDTANPMFVKLQEKFPEIETLADVTPATGIANAYDATLLIAAAIEKAGSTDGPAIREAMYEISGVEGMIKTYDTPFTPDDQDALGPEDYTFAHFVEGQIIPIK from the coding sequence ATGCCTATTTCTTCGCCTTTGCCAGGAATAACACGCCGTGCCGCCCTTCTGGGCGCTGCTGCGGCAATGATGTTCGCCGCAGTTTTGCCTGCCCATGATGCCCGTGCAGACGACACCATTAAGCTTGGCCTTGTTGCCGCCCTTAGCGGCCAGTCGGCCAAATCGGGTGAAGCCATCACGCGCGGCATTACACTTGCGATGGACAAGATCAATGCCGAGGGTGGCGTTCTGGGCAAGCCGCTTGAACTTGTATCGCGTGATGATGAAAGCAACCCGGGCAAGGGGCTGGTTGCCGCCCGTGAACTGGCCCAGCGCGAAGGCGTTGCAGCGATCATTGGCGGTCTTGATACGCCGGTATCCTTTGCCATCGTGCCGTACGTTAACCAGCAGAAAATCCCGTTCATCGGCCCGTGGGCTGCCGGAACCGGGATCACCAAAAACGGTGCGGATGAAAACTATGTCTTCCGCGTTTCTGCCGTTGATGAATATGTCGACGAAGCCATCACCGAATATCTGATCGCCAATTACGGCGCCAAGAGACCGGGCATGATCCTGATCAACAACCCGTGGGGGGAGTCGAATGAAAAGGGCTTGCTCAAGGCGCTTGAAAAACGCGGCATGGACCATGCCGGGATCGAAAAGTTTGAATCCAATGACGTTGATGTTGTCCCGCAGCTGACCCGTCTTAAGGAAAATGGTGCGGATTCCCTGTTTGTTGTCGCCAACGTCGCCCCCACCGCACAGGTGATCAAGTCGCTTGATCGTATGGGCTGGGATGTTCCGATTTCATCGCATTGGGGTCCGGCCGGTGGCCGCTTCACCGAACTTGCGGGCAAGTCGGGCGAAAAGGTCCACTTCATCCAGACCTATCTGTTTACCGATACGGCCAATCCGATGTTCGTCAAACTTCAGGAAAAATTCCCGGAGATCGAAACCCTTGCCGACGTAACCCCGGCAACGGGCATTGCCAATGCCTATGACGCGACCCTTCTGATCGCAGCCGCCATTGAAAAGGCCGGTTCAACCGATGGTCCTGCCATCCGCGAAGCCATGTACGAGATCAGCGGCGTAGAAGGCATGATCAAAACCTATGACACGCCGTTCACCCCGGACGATCAGGATGCGCTTGGTCCGGAAGACTACACCTTCGCGCATTTCGTCGAAGGCCAGATCATTCCGATCAAATAA
- the maiA gene encoding maleylacetoacetate isomerase: MSEIVLYDYWRSSASYRVRIALGLLGLPYRTVPVDLLAGSHKITAHFERNPQGLVPALEIDGVMMTQSVSIIEYLDETRLGQGLLPAEPLARQRVRALSHAIAMDIHPVCNLGVVRHVMDMAVAHGEDGDAARSEWMAKYIGSGLAGFDAMLAQSGTPSQDAFCHGDRPSMADICLIPQLYNARRWNVSFAHLPRICAIEQRCNAMDAFADAHPDQCPR; encoded by the coding sequence ATGAGCGAGATCGTTCTTTATGACTATTGGCGGTCCTCGGCCAGTTATCGCGTGCGGATTGCGCTGGGCCTGTTGGGGCTTCCGTACCGGACGGTGCCTGTGGATTTGCTGGCGGGCAGCCACAAAATCACAGCGCATTTTGAACGCAATCCGCAGGGTCTTGTTCCGGCCCTTGAAATCGACGGGGTCATGATGACCCAGTCGGTGTCGATCATCGAATATCTTGATGAAACACGGCTGGGGCAGGGGCTTCTGCCCGCCGAACCACTCGCCCGCCAACGGGTACGTGCGCTTTCGCACGCCATCGCCATGGATATTCATCCCGTATGCAATCTCGGTGTGGTGCGCCATGTCATGGATATGGCGGTGGCCCATGGCGAAGACGGCGATGCGGCGCGCTCAGAATGGATGGCGAAATATATCGGATCGGGCCTTGCCGGGTTTGACGCCATGCTGGCCCAAAGCGGCACCCCCTCACAGGATGCATTCTGTCATGGCGACCGCCCGTCCATGGCCGATATTTGCCTGATCCCGCAGCTTTATAACGCGCGCCGCTGGAATGTGAGCTTTGCTCACCTTCCGCGGATTTGCGCGATAGAACAACGTTGTAACGCGATGGATGCCTTTGCTGATGCGCATCCGGATCAGTGTCCGCGTTAA
- a CDS encoding fumarylacetoacetate hydrolase family protein, whose product MKLASLKNGTRDGQLVLVTRDLSEYVDASAIAPTLQAALDNWADVAPRLQDLANDVEAGTGPAKRVTLDTAKLHSPLPRAYQWADGSAYVNHVELVRKARGAEIPQSFWTDPLMYQGGSDSFLGPRDDILMADTAWGIDLEGEIAVITDDVPMGATLDQARDAIRLIMLVNDVSLRGLIPGELAKGFGFFQSKPSSAFSPVAVTPDELGDAWDGGKLHLPLCVDLNGKPFGRANAGIDMTFDFAQLVAHAARTRPLCAGSIIGSGTVSNKLDGGPGKPVAAGGAGYSCIAEIRMIETIESEQAETPFLQFGDQVKIEMLDAKGQSIFGAIDQTVRQYKP is encoded by the coding sequence ATGAAACTCGCATCCCTTAAAAATGGCACCCGCGACGGCCAACTGGTTCTGGTCACCAGGGACCTGTCAGAATATGTCGATGCCAGCGCGATTGCGCCCACCCTTCAGGCCGCCCTTGATAACTGGGCCGATGTTGCGCCGCGCCTTCAGGATCTGGCAAATGATGTCGAAGCCGGGACCGGACCTGCCAAGCGCGTGACCCTTGATACCGCGAAATTGCATTCGCCGCTGCCGCGCGCCTATCAGTGGGCCGATGGCTCGGCCTATGTCAATCACGTCGAACTGGTCCGCAAGGCCCGCGGGGCCGAAATCCCGCAAAGCTTCTGGACCGATCCGCTGATGTATCAGGGCGGCTCGGACAGTTTCCTGGGGCCGCGTGATGATATCCTGATGGCCGATACCGCCTGGGGTATTGATCTTGAAGGCGAAATTGCCGTCATCACCGATGATGTTCCGATGGGCGCCACCCTTGATCAGGCGCGTGATGCCATTCGGTTGATCATGCTGGTCAATGATGTGTCGCTGCGTGGTTTGATCCCCGGCGAACTGGCCAAGGGATTTGGCTTCTTCCAGTCCAAACCATCGTCGGCCTTTTCCCCGGTGGCAGTGACCCCCGATGAACTGGGCGATGCCTGGGATGGTGGCAAACTTCACCTGCCGCTGTGTGTTGATCTTAATGGCAAGCCGTTCGGGCGTGCCAATGCCGGGATCGATATGACCTTTGACTTTGCCCAGCTTGTGGCGCATGCGGCACGCACCCGTCCACTATGTGCCGGGTCGATCATCGGGTCGGGCACGGTATCGAACAAGCTTGATGGTGGGCCGGGCAAACCGGTTGCCGCGGGTGGTGCTGGTTATTCCTGCATTGCTGAAATCCGCATGATCGAAACCATCGAAAGCGAGCAGGCCGAAACGCCCTTCCTGCAATTTGGTGATCAGGTCAAAATTGAAATGCTTGATGCCAAGGGCCAATCGATCTTTGGCGCAATTGACCAAACTGTCCGCCAATACAAGCCATAA
- a CDS encoding GntR family transcriptional regulator yields the protein MKAADKAKHRTDMISSALRSAILERVLMPGMKLPEDSLGERFGVSRTLIRQSLERLAAEGLVELRRNKGAAVAKPSLEEARDLFELRTQIEDLVISRVIKNMSPEILGELEAHLAKEVEAENASEPISIRLATEFHILLARLAGSPVLLRYVEEIGYRCGLTLSLYARPHSTDCGIQEHRQIIEALAKGDEDAARKLMRHHLTAVADRALFTTKESGPLLYLDALEPYAKKVRDGTS from the coding sequence ATGAAAGCAGCGGACAAGGCAAAGCATCGCACGGACATGATCAGTTCGGCATTGCGTTCGGCAATCCTCGAACGTGTTCTGATGCCTGGCATGAAGCTGCCCGAAGATTCCCTTGGCGAACGGTTCGGCGTCAGCCGAACCCTTATTCGTCAGTCGCTTGAACGGCTTGCCGCCGAAGGGCTGGTCGAGCTTCGCCGCAACAAGGGGGCTGCGGTTGCCAAGCCCAGCCTTGAAGAAGCCCGCGATCTTTTTGAGCTGCGCACCCAGATCGAAGACCTTGTCATCAGCCGGGTGATCAAGAATATGAGCCCGGAAATTCTGGGCGAACTTGAGGCCCACCTTGCCAAGGAAGTCGAAGCCGAAAACGCGTCCGAGCCGATTTCGATCCGTCTTGCCACCGAATTCCACATCCTGCTGGCACGCCTTGCCGGAAGCCCGGTCTTGCTGCGCTATGTCGAGGAAATCGGATATCGCTGTGGCCTGACATTGTCGCTTTATGCTCGCCCGCATTCCACCGATTGCGGCATTCAGGAACACCGCCAGATCATCGAGGCGCTGGCCAAGGGCGACGAAGATGCGGCGCGCAAACTGATGCGCCATCATCTGACGGCGGTTGCCGACCGCGCCCTGTTCACGACCAAGGAAAGCGGGCCGCTTTTGTATCTTGATGCGCTGGAACCCTATGCCAAAAAGGTGCGTGACGGCACCAGCTAA